The DNA window AAAACTGACTTATTACTGCCAGACTTACAATTTCAGTTTCATGTTTTGTAGCAATCTTTAATTTCAACTGTGTTTTAAAATATGCTATTTGATAAAAGCCAAGGGAAAAATACCAATCTGAAGCACCTCTTACACCGACAAATAATATATTTGACATTCatgaagttaaaaaaataaaataaaaatcagcaaTTATCTCTGTAAAAGAAGGCAGGAGATGAAGGTAAATGTGCTGGAACAGAAACTTACTTTGACCTCTCATCTGAGCCGCGGTACGAATCATAGTAACGATCATCTCTGTAGGCAGGATGGAGATgagaaaagacacaaacaaCCAGACTTACATTGATGTACATGTACAATTAATGGATTCACCACCTTTCTAAAATGGCACATATGTAACAAATTATGTGTAGAAAACACAACTGAGTTCACTATAGAAATTAAAACTACATCAAGCTTGAATGGAATTTAAGCAGATGAAGCGGGATTAAACTAAAAGCACAAGCAGACTCCAGAGGAAACTAATGCAGAAGCTCAAAAACAGGAATCAAAACAGTGGTCTGGATTATGGATAATCATTTCATcatttaataaaataatcaagtgggggggggggggggggggggggggggggggtttacctATATTAGTAATACAGATAAGATCATTTTTTTTACCATAGCATGAATTTGAGAGAAAAATCCTATTATTGAGATCTTACCCTCCTCTGTGCGAATGTCCAATGGACATGTTTCGGCCACGGCTGTTCCCCCTAGAAACCCTACTTGagtgtggtggaggaggacctcGGCGGGACTGTCGTCATAATCTCTACGGGACGATGACATCGGTCCCCGTCCTCCCCTACTAGAAGACATACGCTCAAAGCCGCGGTCTCCGCCGCTGGACCTGTTGCCACGGGAAGGGAACCCACCCATAGGTCTGCGCCCACCTACCCTCTCCTCAAACATCACAGTGAAGCCACCGTATTCGTATGTCTCGTCATAGAAGTTAGGGTCATAGGGCTGTGCGCGGCCCTTTATGGGAGCCTGCAAGGATGGAAagaatttttaaattaaaattaaactgatacaaaaaaatacaaaataataaattacaaaaaaacCTTCCCTTTATTCTCATGTGCACACATTCGTTTCCCCATATAAAGCATCTTAAGATCTTACACAAGTGTATTTATCCTGCAGCACACTTACATCTGCAATAAGCTCCAGCATAGTCTTAATGCACTCCACCACTCTCTCCATTTTACCGCCAACCAACACAACCCGGTCCGTTGACTGAGGACAGCACTCCTGAAATAGCTTGATGCTAGTCTTTGTGTTCTGGAAACATGTCAGACGCAGAGACGTGTGAGGGAATCgattaaataaatacaacacaTCAATATTACACCTTTTGAACTCACCTCACGGAGCTCCTTAATTTTGGCTCCCTTCACCCCAATAATTGAACCAGCAAGGCTCTGGTGGATTAGCAGACGCAGCTCGCAGTCAAAATCCATCCCACTGTACTGCTGATACTGAGGGAATCAAAATACAATTAATTCCATCTTGTGGAAGCGTAAACCCTAAACAAGATTAATCTTTCTTCTACTACCTGAATAATCAAGTTATCTATATTTTCACTACTACAAAACACTCAACAATATCATCAATACTAAATGAAATCATGGGATTGTTTCAGTTCCCAGAGATTCTCGTTTACTGGCTTAGGAAATCTCACCTCCTCTAATGTTGGGATGATCTTCAGCAGGATTTCTCCAACTGTCTTTATGTCGGCACTGATGCTCAGGATGCTTCATATTTCACCCACCAATGACAGGGCCGAGCAGAGCCATACGCAAACGGTGGGTTTGGGGTGCCGGCATGGCAACCAAGAGGGAAGAACAATATTTCAGATCAGAAAATTCCTGACTCACAAATGCTCCATAAACAACCAGTGACTAACAGATGCATccagtattttctttttaacttgAAATTATAGATATATTTTGTTGttaattgaaaaacaaaaaacaaacaaacaaaaaaaacagctggtCCCACAAGCAATgcattaaaaaggaaacagtATATCGTCCGGAAAAAAGATAGAAGATAGAAAAAGGGACCCAAAGAAAAGCGATTGTATTTGGTGACCACTGAAGGGAGTCAGGGAGGGTGAAGGATCTGGCAGAAATAAGCACCAACGGTACCAGGAAGAACTCTAAAGTTTGAAAGCATAATATGGTGGATGTACACTATAGATATAATTTGGACCAAAGTTAGGTTGTCCAAACTAAACAGACTATATTTCACTAGTGGTTTAAAGCTTGTAGAATATCACAAATTGAgcatttaatttgaaaaataCCTGTATCCTGTtatctaaaaaaataaagaattgtCAGCACCCACCTATGATGTGACTGAAAAACTTAAGTTTCTTATTAATCAAACCTAAGCAAACTATTACATGAAAACACAACGATCGAGAGAGCAATAAAAAGATCAGACATGGAATGTCAGACACTGATGTTGTTACATGATGGTagactaaaaataaaattaaaaatgagagaTGAATGAAACCTCGAAGGGCAGTCTGTTCATCCAATAGCTCCAGCAGTCAATAACTAAGTTCAAATGAAGCAAAAGATGGGAAAGGAACaagcacactcacacaaaccACACTTTCTACTATCTAGCTTTCCATTTGCATTGCAGAATGGGATCTACCATTACAATGGAGAACAACAGGAAAAGAGTGAACTGATGTGGGAAGCAAGTGGGCTtatgaaacacattaaaataaaacaccactATAACCATTCTGAGGAAAAAGGAGGTGTAAATGTCAGATATAAAGAACAGATCATCATTATTAGaaattaaagataaaaatatGAGCACATATTGCACAGATTACAGAAAAGATTTAAAAGGACAGCGATAGATTTTGGAAAAACCCTGACAACACCAGCTTAAATTTCAACTAGATAACACTTTAAAAATGGACTAGAACAGGATGTTGACATGGCTTTTACAGGCTCAACAGGCAGATTTGGATATGAACGTATTTAGGCATTTAGGCTAACGCTAAAATATTGTGAGAACAGATAAGATACAGTGACTTGACAAGAGGCAGGATGACTataattcatttctttttttttgacctGTAGTCAGGCAGTGAGAGGGAGGAGCTTAGGGACATACCGCTCAGGCCCACTGCTGTCTGGGACTGACACACTGGCTTTGTACTGGGCGTGGCATTGGCAGGGGCCAGGGCCATTCGAGCACAGATGTCAATCAAGTAAGGCCCCCATTTAGGGACAGGGCACGATTATGGACAGGGCCAACCAAGGTGTCAGGTGGGCGGGCGCAGGAGGGGCCATCCAGAACATGGgcaacagaggaggaagtgggcaAAAAGTCAAcagtaaaataataaacaaggagagggaagaggaataCAATTTTAATATACAGGCTCTAGATTggtaaaatgtatttttaattgaTTCTCTCAGAGATTGGTTTgtcaaagagagaaaaggagaaaatatcACACTGGAAAATGGGTCATGGTATATTCAGAACATGAAAAATTCAATGATGGCAAAGACTACAGACAGTGACAGAGTGGTAGGAATGTAGAGGACTAAAGAAAAAAGTAGTCAACTGAATCATGTAGGAACTGGTGGGGTTCCCCTACCATTAATAAAAATGATATTTGACACTTTAAGTGACCTCATAAATGCTGCATGTAACACTGTGCgtaattttgaaataaaagcaacaGTGTGGTATCAATAGCAATAAGGCCATAAATTATCCACAAAGGGCACCAAATTGCCATTTTATGTCACTGACACACAGGATGTTCATCCTAAGTGATGAAgacaaaaaccaacaacaatTGGTCTCTTAAAACAGAAGGACATTAagttattactactactactactactactactactactacaggtACTGGCTATTCACCTCCTTGTTAACTCAAAAAATGTTACCAAATACCAGCATACAGCTGATCAGTTATGTGATAAAAGAACTACTGCCCTATAGGGGGTAGAGAGGCTTAATACAAGTTGGGGAAATAGAGAtacaaaagaaaaattaaaatcaaaatatcAAAAAAGTGTATAAAATAGATATACTTACATCTGTACGGAGAGCTTTAATGTTTTTGCCACCCTTCCCAATTACAGCCCCTGCATTCTGAAAAGACCAGAATCACCAGAAAATTAGTCAACAATTTGATGGAATTCTGAAGCAATGAATAGAAGGCATAGGACAGAAAATAATCAttctaaaaagacaaaaaatctTTCTGCACAAAGACAAATAGAGTGTGAAACATTAAGTACAAAATTATTTACTTTGCTCTGCAGGAGGATACGGAGCTCAACCATCTCGTCACAATTCCTGGAGCGCTTGAACGATTTCTGCTCATCAGCATCCTCAGCAGGGCGCTTACCTGGCATAAGAAGATAATGACAAATTTACTCTACATGTAAAGCTCTGCAAGAAGTAATGCCTCATCACAAAATGATTAGAACAGAGAGAGAACCACAAAATATCTATGCTTTCAATTCTTGCCACTGTTAGACAGTTagcaacacagacacagatgtTAACATTTGTATTTACCCTTGCAAGGTTGGAGCATTTGTGTGCACCAGCTTGTATCTTAAACTATTAAATACATCTAAAATTCCCAAGTGcaacaacatttttaaagtgaCACTCATCTAGCAGTGATGCCCAATGACATTAACAATGCCATAAGACTTTGTTATATACCATTAGACTCTGCATTGCTGAACGAAGCCTCTTCTTGTTGATCGATTTCTGAGTCCATTTTCTTCTGGCAGTGGAAAAAATGTGGTGGTTTCCTTGATCCGGATGAATGGCAACGAGGAGGACTGAAAAGCAGACAGCCGTCCCCTCCGAGATGCTTCGATCTGTTAGCATTGTAACAATAGGCAATAAAGTAAGCAAGAACAATGATTGAGCTTTGTGCTCGGTAACCAGTTGACAATGAGAAAAATTAGTAACAGGATAGAAAACCAGTACCCACCAGTATTTATTGGAGGGAGAAGGGTGTGTAGATAGGCGGAACTAAACACGCAAGGACCAAACAGCTGATGAGACCTGTGGAGTAGGAGAGGCTACTTGAAACTGTATATAAGGCACTGGCTCTAGAATAGCAAAAAGGTACGAGACGCGTCttagtttaaataaagatagaaGTTTAGCAAAAACCGCTGTATACGCCTTCAACTTCAAGGTCTGAGCGCTAATATGATGTTCAAAGCTTAGAGGCGGAAAAACTGCTGGTCTCCGAAAACGACGGCAAAACTATAATTTGACTTACAGGAAGGTAATAAAGAGTCATAAAGTATGTGCTTGATTTCTATCGCTGACCAAAACAGTGAAGAAACGGAAGCTATGGGGTCTTCACCCGAAAATAGTCAGCTGACATTAATGTCAACTACCGGGGCAGGCACCGAGCCCGGAGGGAAACGATGTTTGTTAGCTAGCCTCGGTGCTTTCGGTTAGATTTACATTTCCAGTTTATATCGGCCTTACTCCAAATAAATACTTTATTGTCGCATCGAAACCGACATACTGTTCATACAATAAGATAGAAATAAACAAATCGTTAATTAATACAAAGCCCAACAGCCGGACTGACACTAGCAGTGAGCTAATATCGCCATGTTGCCATTAATTTCGAGTTCGAGTCAAGAGGCGCTACCCAGGCCAGTT is part of the Takifugu rubripes chromosome 21, fTakRub1.2, whole genome shotgun sequence genome and encodes:
- the hnrnpk gene encoding LOW QUALITY PROTEIN: heterogeneous nuclear ribonucleoprotein K (The sequence of the model RefSeq protein was modified relative to this genomic sequence to represent the inferred CDS: inserted 1 base in 1 codon), with amino-acid sequence MDSEIDQQEEASFSNAESNGKRPAEDADEQKSFKRSRNCDEMVELRILLQSKNAGAVIGKGGKNIKALRTDYKASVSVPDSSGPERILSISADIKTVGEILLKIIPTLEEYQQYSGMDFDCELRLLIHQSLAGSIIGVKGAKIKELRENTKTSIKLFQECCPQSTDRVVLVGGKMERVVECIKTMLELIADAPIKGRAQPYDPNFYDETYEYGGFTVMFEERVGGRRPMGGFPSRGNRSSGGDRGFERMSSSRGGRGPMSSSRRDYDDXSRRGPPPPHSSRVSRGNSRGRNMSIGHSHRGGDDRYYDSYRGSDERSNDRRGRPDRYSDSMSGGYDNGSSWDNYHSGGRCSYNDIGGPVVTTQVTIPKDLAGSIIGKGGQRIKQIRHDSGAAIKIDEPLEGSEDRIITITGTQDQIQNAQFLLQSSVLHLLGHKD